A single window of Flagellimonas maritima DNA harbors:
- a CDS encoding type 1 glutamine amidotransferase domain-containing protein, with translation MKLENKNVAILATDGFEKSELFEPMNALKNNGAAVHIISIKSGEIKSWDGDNWGESIKVDKTLNEVSESDYHTLVLPGGVFNPDSLRTNEDALAFIRSFFKSGKPVAAICHAPWLLISAGVIENRKITSYHSIKDDVINAGAEWSDEAVVVDHGLTTSRNPDDLPQFIEKVIEELCEGKHEDQVVNA, from the coding sequence ATGAAATTAGAAAATAAGAATGTAGCTATCCTAGCTACAGACGGATTTGAAAAATCAGAACTCTTTGAACCTATGAACGCCCTGAAAAACAACGGTGCAGCTGTTCATATTATTTCCATAAAAAGTGGCGAAATTAAAAGTTGGGACGGAGATAATTGGGGAGAATCGATAAAAGTAGATAAAACCTTGAATGAAGTAAGCGAAAGCGATTATCACACATTGGTTCTTCCAGGTGGTGTGTTCAATCCAGATTCTTTGAGAACAAATGAAGATGCATTAGCGTTTATCCGTTCATTTTTTAAGAGTGGAAAACCAGTAGCGGCAATATGCCATGCGCCATGGTTGTTAATCAGTGCCGGAGTGATAGAAAACAGAAAAATCACATCGTACCATAGCATTAAAGATGATGTTATAAATGCTGGAGCTGAATGGTCAGACGAAGCAGTTGTGGTCGACCATGGACTTACAACCAGTAGAAACCCTGATGATTTACCACAATTTATAGAAAAAGTTATAGAGGAACTTTGTGAAGGTAAACACGAAGACCAAGTGGTAAACGCATAG
- a CDS encoding glycoside hydrolase family 125 protein — MNSILGTNFLKVPEDFISKRPPLDKRTFVSSEVEKLILRVKSVIKDKELAWMFENCYPNTLDTTVDYEVIDGRPDTFIITGDIDAMWLRDSTAQVWPYMPLVQKDAELKNLIIGLINRQVKCVLLDPYANAFYKDLTKVSKWNDDMPKSKAGVHERKWEIDSLCYTVRLAHGYFNLTDDSSIFDDNWDKAMKLIVKTFRAEQRKDGTSPYTFIRKTSRMTDAPIFEGTGRPIKYTGLICSMFRPSDDATLYPYLIPSNLFAMVSLRQLAKIYSEVLKDNEFAKECNDFAIEIENAVNTYAISEHLDFGKIYAYEVDGFGNQVFMDDANVPSLMSLAYLNDKFQNEPIYKNTRAFLISEDNPYYLKGEAAEGQGSPHTGKEKIWPMGIILRALTSNNKEEIKKCLKMLKSTHADTGFMHEAFHKDDPSAYTRDWFAWANTLFGELIIKVHSEYPELL; from the coding sequence ATGAATAGTATTTTGGGTACTAATTTTTTAAAGGTACCAGAAGATTTTATTTCTAAAAGGCCACCCTTGGACAAGAGAACATTTGTAAGTTCCGAAGTGGAAAAGCTCATTCTTAGGGTTAAATCCGTTATAAAGGACAAGGAGTTGGCTTGGATGTTCGAAAATTGTTATCCGAATACCCTGGATACCACAGTTGATTACGAAGTTATCGATGGCAGACCGGATACCTTTATCATAACAGGCGATATTGATGCAATGTGGCTAAGGGATTCCACAGCGCAGGTCTGGCCTTACATGCCTTTGGTTCAAAAAGATGCAGAACTAAAAAATTTGATTATCGGTTTAATCAACCGACAGGTAAAATGTGTCTTGCTCGATCCTTACGCGAATGCTTTTTACAAGGATTTGACCAAGGTTTCCAAATGGAACGATGATATGCCAAAGTCAAAAGCTGGCGTACACGAACGGAAATGGGAAATAGATTCTCTGTGCTATACTGTTAGATTGGCCCATGGTTACTTTAATCTGACCGACGATTCATCCATTTTTGATGATAATTGGGATAAGGCAATGAAACTTATCGTGAAAACCTTTAGAGCTGAACAGCGTAAAGATGGCACCTCTCCATACACTTTTATAAGAAAAACGAGCAGAATGACAGATGCTCCGATATTCGAAGGAACAGGAAGACCGATAAAATATACAGGGTTGATCTGTTCTATGTTCCGACCATCGGATGATGCCACTTTGTATCCCTATTTAATTCCGTCAAACCTATTTGCAATGGTGTCGCTCAGGCAGCTTGCAAAAATCTATAGTGAAGTTCTGAAAGACAACGAATTTGCCAAAGAATGTAACGATTTTGCTATTGAAATAGAGAATGCAGTCAATACATATGCGATTTCCGAACATCTGGATTTTGGAAAAATATATGCATATGAAGTGGATGGATTCGGAAATCAAGTTTTTATGGATGATGCAAACGTACCTTCCCTGATGTCTTTAGCTTATTTGAACGATAAATTTCAAAATGAACCCATCTATAAAAATACACGGGCCTTTCTTATAAGCGAGGACAACCCTTATTATTTAAAAGGTGAAGCGGCGGAAGGACAAGGAAGCCCACATACCGGGAAAGAAAAAATATGGCCAATGGGTATTATTCTAAGGGCGTTGACTTCCAATAATAAAGAAGAAATAAAAAAATGTCTCAAGATGCTCAAATCTACCCATGCGGATACAGGGTTCATGCATGAGGCATTCCACAAAGACGACCCCAGTGCTTATACACGTGATTGGTTTGCTTGGGCCAATACGCTTTTTGGCGAGTTGATCATAAAAGTACATTCAGAATACCCTGAATTATTATAA
- a CDS encoding TonB-dependent receptor, producing MSLKLFFFVGLITSHLTILAQTNEARITGRVTSDGEAVPFATIFIENGIEGTTTNSKGFYDLKVKPGQMNIKVSSQGYRNITKTLICSAKENITLNFELVEDALGLNEVVISATRNRVERRSAPVVVSTLKPRLLTATQSISLADGLSYAPGVRVETNCQNCGFTQVRLNGLDGGYTQILLNSRPVFSSLLGIYGLEQIPTNVIERVEVVRSGGSALYGSNAIAGTVNVITKDPILNTWEVGTNLALVDGEALDRILTFNTSVISDDLKSGFTLFGTYRNRESYDANDDGFTELVELRNNTVGAKAFLRPSDRSRISVNLNAIREYRRGGDRLNLAPQFTDITEELDHDTFIGGADYEHTSKDHTEKIQFYTSASYTNRDSFYGGLGGGRTRQDSILANNAFGSTKDLAWVNGLQFTKSFKNQDVLTVGAEFNHIETEDIIMGYNRLIDQSVNSLGGYAQYEWKPNEKFTALIGTRLDNVHVDGDYTIGGIDRGVDIVQTTVSPRFTFSYQFTEELKLRSGYARGFRAPQAFNEDLHISSVGGEPQFVILSNDLNTEYSNAFTGSLNYSKSIGLLQMDFLVEGFFTILENPFTLVSTGAVLENGSILEEVRNGSGAKVYGSNFEFGVSPDPKWQFQFGGTVQKAQYDEPQILFETDGTPGESDVILNEFVRNPNLYGYLNTAWIPNKTFNIDITGTYTGEMIVPLVISDTGFLQLNDVSPFFDLNVKLESHVDFNENFMVTFSGGVKNIFNSFQNDFDTGPTRDSDYVYGPNAPRTFFIGVKFGKFH from the coding sequence TTGAGTTTAAAATTATTTTTCTTTGTAGGGCTAATTACTTCTCATCTTACCATTTTGGCTCAAACCAATGAGGCCAGAATTACTGGACGTGTTACTTCGGACGGGGAAGCCGTCCCCTTTGCGACAATTTTTATAGAAAACGGAATTGAAGGGACCACTACAAATTCAAAAGGGTTTTATGACCTAAAAGTGAAACCAGGGCAAATGAATATTAAGGTCAGTTCGCAAGGATATCGCAATATTACAAAAACCTTAATCTGCAGTGCCAAGGAGAATATTACTTTGAACTTTGAATTGGTTGAAGACGCTTTGGGATTAAACGAAGTTGTTATAAGTGCTACAAGAAACCGTGTAGAACGTAGAAGCGCACCTGTAGTGGTTTCTACATTAAAGCCAAGGCTGTTGACCGCTACTCAATCTATTTCTCTTGCTGATGGTCTTAGTTATGCACCAGGTGTTCGAGTGGAAACAAATTGCCAAAATTGCGGATTTACCCAAGTTCGATTAAATGGTCTGGACGGCGGATATACCCAAATATTATTGAACAGTAGACCTGTATTTAGTTCTCTATTAGGTATTTACGGTTTGGAACAAATCCCAACAAATGTTATAGAACGTGTGGAAGTTGTACGTAGTGGCGGTTCGGCGCTCTACGGTTCCAATGCGATAGCGGGAACGGTTAATGTCATTACCAAGGACCCTATTTTAAATACGTGGGAGGTTGGAACCAATCTTGCCCTTGTCGATGGGGAAGCCCTGGACCGCATATTGACATTCAATACTTCTGTAATCTCAGATGATTTAAAAAGCGGGTTCACGCTGTTTGGTACCTATCGAAATCGTGAAAGCTATGATGCAAATGATGATGGTTTTACGGAATTGGTGGAATTGCGGAACAATACCGTGGGTGCAAAAGCCTTCTTGAGACCTAGTGACCGTAGTCGGATTTCTGTAAATTTAAATGCTATCCGAGAATATCGTAGGGGAGGGGACCGATTGAATTTAGCACCTCAGTTTACGGATATTACGGAAGAATTGGATCATGATACATTTATTGGAGGAGCGGATTACGAGCATACCAGCAAGGACCATACAGAAAAAATTCAATTTTATACATCAGCTTCATATACTAATAGAGACAGTTTTTATGGAGGTCTTGGTGGTGGACGAACCAGACAGGATAGTATTTTGGCAAATAATGCTTTTGGTAGTACCAAAGATTTGGCTTGGGTAAATGGATTGCAGTTCACAAAATCATTTAAAAATCAAGATGTTTTAACCGTAGGTGCCGAGTTTAACCATATAGAAACAGAAGATATTATAATGGGTTACAATCGTTTGATAGACCAAAGTGTAAATTCCCTTGGCGGTTATGCACAGTACGAATGGAAACCCAATGAAAAATTTACGGCTTTGATCGGTACTCGTTTGGACAACGTACATGTTGACGGAGATTACACTATCGGTGGTATTGATAGAGGTGTTGATATAGTTCAGACTACGGTATCTCCAAGATTCACTTTCTCGTATCAATTCACAGAAGAATTGAAGCTTAGAAGTGGCTATGCAAGGGGATTTCGAGCGCCGCAAGCCTTTAATGAAGATTTACATATTTCAAGTGTTGGTGGTGAACCTCAATTTGTAATTCTTTCCAACGATTTAAATACCGAGTATTCAAACGCATTTACAGGTTCTTTAAATTATTCCAAATCCATAGGATTGTTGCAAATGGATTTTCTGGTCGAAGGATTTTTTACAATATTGGAAAACCCTTTTACATTGGTAAGTACAGGAGCGGTTCTGGAAAATGGTTCTATTTTGGAAGAGGTACGAAACGGTTCAGGTGCTAAAGTGTATGGCTCAAATTTTGAGTTTGGAGTTTCACCTGACCCTAAATGGCAATTTCAATTTGGTGGAACTGTACAGAAAGCTCAATATGATGAACCCCAAATTCTATTTGAAACCGATGGAACTCCTGGAGAATCTGATGTTATTCTTAACGAGTTCGTAAGAAACCCAAACTTGTATGGGTATTTAAATACAGCCTGGATTCCTAATAAAACATTCAATATTGATATAACAGGAACTTATACAGGTGAAATGATAGTTCCTTTGGTCATTAGTGATACAGGTTTTTTGCAACTGAACGATGTAAGCCCTTTTTTCGATTTGAACGTCAAATTAGAATCCCATGTAGATTTTAATGAGAATTTTATGGTTACATTCTCCGGGGGTGTCAAAAATATTTTTAATAGCTTTCAAAATGATTTTGATACAGGACCTACAAGGGATTCTGATTATGTTTACGGTCCCAATGCACCAAGAACTTTTTTTATAGGAGTGAAATTTGGAAAATTCCACTGA
- a CDS encoding thioredoxin family protein, with product MGLRNFLLCTYFITSFSIAYSQVQEINWLSFAQLEDSLTVKPKKVFIDFYADWCAYCKKMDKAAYSDPKVIALLNADYYAVKMNTESRDSIVFGGDIFYNKEFGQKRNPVHQIPLLLASRDERPFTLPAIVVMNEKFQVIKRYFEYIPPKKILKVLE from the coding sequence ATGGGTTTGAGAAATTTTTTATTGTGTACTTATTTTATTACATCGTTCTCCATTGCGTATTCGCAAGTGCAGGAAATCAATTGGTTGAGTTTTGCACAGTTGGAAGATTCACTCACAGTAAAGCCCAAAAAAGTTTTTATAGATTTTTATGCTGATTGGTGCGCCTATTGCAAAAAAATGGATAAGGCTGCTTATAGTGACCCCAAAGTGATAGCTTTATTGAATGCGGATTACTATGCAGTAAAAATGAATACCGAGTCCAGGGACAGCATTGTATTTGGAGGGGATATCTTTTACAACAAAGAGTTTGGCCAAAAGCGCAACCCGGTTCATCAAATCCCTTTGTTGTTGGCATCCAGGGATGAGCGTCCATTTACACTCCCTGCAATAGTTGTTATGAATGAAAAATTTCAGGTGATAAAGCGTTATTTTGAATATATTCCGCCAAAGAAAATCCTAAAAGTTTTGGAGTAA
- a CDS encoding bifunctional aldolase/short-chain dehydrogenase yields the protein MNLIKTDFKHVDYLWDDKKASELEDDQVALFLYRSNILGADLRITNYGGGNTSCKTFEKDPLTNEEVEVMWVKGSGGDIGTLTRAGIAGLYTERLRNLKNVYGGLEDEDRMVGLFNHCIYDLDSKAPSIDTPLHGLLPFKHIDHLHPDALIAVAAAEDSEKVTKEIWGDTMGWVPWQRPGFDLGLQLEKCLNDNPSIRGIVLGSHGLFTWGDTSYECYMNSLEVIEMASEFIENKIAENGTVFGGEKIASLPKAERLEKAAALMPVLRGICSSNNRMIGHFTDANVVMEYINSNDLERLAPMGTSCPDHFLRTKIQPLVLQLETNFDLNDTETLLQKLKPAFKSYREEYREYYETCKRNNSPAMRDPNPVIIIFPGIGMFSFAKNKQTTRVASEFYINAINVMRGAEAISKYTSLPRQEAFDIEYWLLEEAKLQRMPKEKPLSRKVALVTGAGGGIGKAIADKLAQEGANIVLTDIAEDRLKEGLATYAKDTASYAVCDVTQKESIADAYKQACLDFGGVDIVVHSAGLAISKPLEDTTEKDWNLLQDVLVKGQFELAKAAVEIMRKQDLGGDFISIASKNGLVAGPNNVAYGTSKAAQQHMSRLLAAELGKNKIRVNTINPDGVIIGSKIWEGDWAEGRAKAYGISVEELPAHYAKRNLLNEIIYPEDIANGVFSLVGILNKTTGNIINVDGGMANAFVR from the coding sequence ATGAATCTTATAAAAACCGATTTCAAACATGTAGATTATCTATGGGACGATAAAAAAGCATCAGAACTTGAAGATGACCAGGTCGCACTTTTCCTTTACAGGTCGAACATATTGGGAGCCGACTTACGCATCACCAATTATGGTGGCGGTAATACCAGTTGCAAGACTTTTGAAAAAGACCCTTTGACCAATGAGGAGGTAGAAGTCATGTGGGTAAAGGGTTCTGGTGGCGACATTGGTACGTTAACGCGTGCTGGAATAGCAGGTTTATATACCGAAAGATTGCGAAATTTGAAAAATGTTTATGGGGGTCTGGAAGATGAAGACCGAATGGTAGGCCTGTTCAACCATTGCATCTACGATTTGGATAGTAAGGCACCTTCCATAGACACTCCTTTGCACGGACTGTTGCCCTTTAAGCATATAGACCATTTACATCCTGATGCATTGATTGCAGTGGCCGCTGCGGAAGACAGCGAAAAAGTTACCAAAGAAATCTGGGGAGATACCATGGGCTGGGTGCCTTGGCAAAGACCGGGCTTTGATTTGGGGCTTCAACTGGAAAAATGTCTGAACGATAATCCAAGTATTCGTGGTATCGTGCTAGGGAGTCACGGACTTTTTACATGGGGCGATACATCTTACGAATGCTACATGAACAGTTTGGAGGTCATTGAAATGGCATCTGAATTTATTGAAAATAAAATAGCGGAGAACGGAACTGTTTTTGGAGGTGAGAAGATTGCATCGCTGCCAAAGGCGGAACGTTTGGAAAAGGCCGCGGCTTTGATGCCAGTATTAAGAGGTATCTGCTCATCTAATAATAGGATGATTGGGCATTTTACCGATGCCAATGTGGTGATGGAATACATAAACAGTAATGACCTGGAACGTTTGGCACCTATGGGAACCTCTTGTCCCGACCACTTTTTACGCACTAAAATACAGCCCTTGGTATTGCAATTGGAGACCAATTTTGACTTGAACGACACTGAAACACTACTACAAAAATTAAAGCCCGCATTTAAAAGCTACCGTGAGGAATATAGAGAGTACTACGAAACCTGTAAAAGAAACAATAGTCCCGCTATGCGCGACCCCAATCCGGTTATCATCATATTTCCAGGAATTGGTATGTTCAGCTTTGCGAAGAACAAACAGACCACTCGGGTAGCCAGTGAATTCTACATCAACGCCATAAATGTAATGCGCGGAGCGGAAGCAATTTCCAAGTACACTTCCTTACCGAGACAAGAGGCGTTCGATATCGAATACTGGCTATTGGAAGAGGCGAAATTGCAGCGCATGCCAAAAGAAAAGCCACTCTCACGAAAAGTTGCACTCGTTACAGGTGCTGGTGGAGGTATTGGAAAAGCAATTGCAGATAAATTGGCTCAAGAAGGTGCCAATATAGTACTCACGGACATTGCCGAAGATAGACTCAAAGAAGGTCTTGCCACCTACGCAAAAGATACTGCCAGCTATGCCGTATGCGATGTTACCCAAAAAGAATCCATTGCAGATGCCTATAAACAAGCATGTCTTGACTTTGGAGGAGTGGATATTGTGGTGCACAGTGCAGGTCTTGCCATTTCAAAACCTTTGGAAGATACCACGGAGAAAGATTGGAATCTATTGCAAGATGTACTTGTTAAAGGTCAGTTTGAACTGGCAAAAGCAGCCGTTGAAATTATGCGAAAACAAGACCTGGGCGGCGACTTTATAAGTATAGCCAGTAAAAATGGATTGGTAGCAGGTCCCAACAATGTTGCTTATGGAACGTCAAAAGCCGCACAACAGCACATGTCCAGACTTTTAGCGGCCGAACTTGGAAAAAACAAAATACGGGTCAATACTATAAACCCTGATGGTGTTATAATTGGCAGCAAAATTTGGGAAGGTGACTGGGCAGAAGGCAGGGCAAAAGCGTACGGAATCTCTGTAGAAGAGTTGCCCGCCCACTATGCCAAAAGAAATCTATTGAACGAAATCATCTATCCGGAAGACATTGCCAATGGTGTATTCTCCTTGGTCGGAATACTAAATAAGACCACGGGCAATATCATTAATGTTGATGGTGGTATGGCAAATGCATTTGTTAGATAA
- a CDS encoding DUF7218 family protein, producing the protein MPGKRIKNQDQYEALRDKGYSKEKSARIANTSDSGKKGGNSKPYEERTKNELYKQAKNIGIEGRSKMDKQQLIEALRNN; encoded by the coding sequence ATGCCAGGAAAAAGAATAAAGAATCAAGATCAATACGAAGCACTTAGAGACAAGGGGTATAGTAAAGAAAAATCTGCTAGAATAGCAAATACATCTGATTCCGGTAAGAAAGGTGGCAATTCTAAACCTTATGAAGAAAGGACCAAGAACGAATTGTATAAACAGGCCAAGAATATTGGAATAGAAGGCCGCTCAAAAATGGATAAACAACAACTGATCGAAGCACTCAGAAACAATTAA
- a CDS encoding YihY/virulence factor BrkB family protein, whose product METYKAWESKDPFRLSAVVAYYAVLSLPGLLVIIVNLVGAIWGVEIVQGQLTREISNALGQDAAQSIQSIMVETQNDKKSTLATILGIATLIFGATGVFYHLQLSLNEIWNLRPNPKSNMLKLLIDRARSFAFIVVIGFLLLISFLMTTAISALNDYIKSIFPDIVIYIAFLMDTLISIGIIALLFALIFKYLPDTKIRWKTVWVGSLITSVLFVFGKFLLGLYFGEANPGSTYGAAGTIVLILLWVSYSCLILFFGAQFTWVYSKNYGLAIGITDEDSQ is encoded by the coding sequence GTGGAAACTTATAAAGCTTGGGAATCCAAAGACCCTTTTCGGTTGAGTGCTGTAGTGGCTTACTACGCGGTACTTTCCTTACCGGGTCTTTTGGTCATTATCGTAAACTTGGTCGGCGCTATTTGGGGTGTAGAAATCGTTCAAGGCCAGCTTACTCGAGAAATATCAAATGCTTTGGGACAAGACGCCGCACAATCCATACAGAGTATTATGGTCGAGACTCAAAATGACAAAAAAAGTACCTTAGCTACTATTTTGGGAATAGCCACCTTAATTTTTGGTGCTACTGGGGTTTTCTATCATTTACAATTATCGCTCAACGAAATTTGGAACTTAAGACCCAATCCAAAATCCAATATGCTGAAACTACTTATAGATAGAGCGAGAAGTTTTGCTTTTATCGTAGTCATTGGTTTTTTATTACTGATAAGCTTTTTAATGACCACGGCAATTTCCGCATTGAACGACTATATAAAAAGTATTTTTCCAGATATAGTAATATACATCGCTTTTCTAATGGATACACTAATATCCATTGGAATTATAGCGTTACTTTTCGCATTGATATTCAAATACTTACCAGATACAAAAATACGCTGGAAAACAGTTTGGGTAGGTTCATTGATTACCTCAGTGCTCTTTGTATTCGGTAAATTTCTTTTGGGGCTGTACTTTGGAGAGGCCAATCCAGGATCTACTTATGGTGCGGCAGGAACAATAGTACTTATACTACTTTGGGTTTCATACTCGTGCTTAATTTTATTTTTTGGAGCACAGTTTACTTGGGTCTATTCTAAAAATTATGGTTTGGCAATTGGGATTACTGATGAGGACTCCCAGTAA
- a CDS encoding GH3 family domain-containing protein produces the protein MAIIGNIIKGVINVTDKLSDDGNPVEEQKRVLKMLLETASKTSFGKHYGFDEMLELDDPRKMFAKKIPYHDYSQLSKAWWNKVIDGEENITWPGNPDYFALSSGTTGKTSKRIPVTDAMISAIKSAGIQQVLALSNFDFPADFFEKEIMMLGSSTDLEERDGHLEGEISGISASNIPFWFKGYYKPGEDIAKIDDWDERVLKIAKQAKNWDIGALSGIPSWMELMLKKVIDYNNLEHIHQIWPNLTVYTSGGVAFDPYEKSFNALLGKPIQIIDTYLASEGFIAFQSRPETSAMKLITDNGIYFEFVPFEPDYVNQDGSLTQDAPSCTLDEVEEDQDYVLIMSTVSGAWRYIIGDTIEFTDVKRAEIKITGRTKFFLNTVGSQLSVNKLNKAVKQLEKELDLQIPEYTLCAKRYDDGFYHTWYLGSEKGDDNTKAANILDEHLKEANKNYRVARGKALEGVKVHFVDPVMFSEWNGANKKKGGQVKMERVMGEDKFAEWEEFVASMS, from the coding sequence ATGGCTATTATTGGAAATATTATTAAAGGGGTTATCAACGTAACGGATAAATTATCCGATGATGGGAACCCAGTAGAAGAGCAGAAACGTGTTCTTAAGATGCTTTTGGAAACTGCTTCAAAGACTTCTTTTGGAAAACATTATGGGTTTGATGAAATGCTTGAACTGGATGACCCGCGCAAGATGTTCGCCAAAAAAATACCATATCATGATTATAGCCAACTATCAAAGGCATGGTGGAACAAGGTGATAGATGGAGAGGAAAATATTACATGGCCCGGTAATCCTGATTATTTTGCTTTAAGTTCCGGTACCACAGGTAAAACAAGCAAACGAATCCCTGTAACAGATGCAATGATTTCCGCAATAAAAAGCGCAGGAATTCAGCAGGTTTTAGCATTGAGCAATTTTGACTTCCCTGCAGATTTTTTTGAAAAAGAGATTATGATGTTAGGCAGTTCTACCGATTTAGAAGAACGGGATGGACATTTGGAAGGAGAGATTAGCGGTATCAGCGCGAGCAATATACCATTTTGGTTCAAGGGATATTATAAACCTGGGGAAGACATTGCTAAAATAGATGACTGGGATGAACGCGTACTAAAAATTGCCAAACAAGCCAAAAATTGGGATATTGGTGCGTTGAGCGGAATACCATCATGGATGGAATTAATGCTCAAAAAAGTAATTGATTACAACAATTTGGAACACATCCATCAGATATGGCCCAATTTAACGGTATATACTTCTGGCGGAGTTGCATTTGATCCTTATGAGAAAAGTTTCAATGCTTTGCTGGGAAAACCAATTCAAATCATAGATACGTATTTGGCATCAGAAGGATTTATAGCATTTCAAAGTAGACCGGAAACCTCTGCAATGAAGCTAATAACCGATAATGGAATTTATTTTGAATTCGTGCCTTTTGAACCTGATTACGTAAATCAAGATGGCTCACTTACGCAAGATGCCCCTTCATGTACCCTGGACGAAGTAGAGGAAGACCAGGATTATGTTCTTATTATGTCAACTGTTTCAGGAGCATGGAGATATATAATAGGGGATACCATCGAATTTACCGATGTTAAGAGGGCCGAAATTAAAATTACGGGCAGAACCAAATTCTTTCTAAACACTGTAGGTTCACAATTATCCGTAAATAAATTGAACAAGGCAGTTAAGCAATTGGAGAAGGAGCTTGATCTTCAAATCCCTGAATATACATTATGCGCAAAACGCTATGATGATGGTTTTTATCATACATGGTATTTAGGTTCAGAAAAGGGTGATGATAATACCAAAGCTGCCAATATACTTGATGAACACCTAAAAGAAGCGAACAAAAATTACAGGGTTGCCAGAGGAAAAGCCTTGGAAGGTGTCAAAGTGCATTTTGTAGACCCTGTCATGTTTTCAGAATGGAACGGGGCCAACAAAAAGAAAGGTGGTCAAGTAAAAATGGAACGCGTTATGGGCGAGGATAAGTTCGCCGAGTGGGAAGAATTTGTGGCATCTATGTCGTAG
- a CDS encoding CsbD family protein — protein sequence MNSQELEGKWNQVKGNFKQKYGSLTDDDVTYSEGKFDEMLGKLQEKTGKKKEELKKEIESM from the coding sequence ATGAACTCACAAGAATTAGAAGGAAAATGGAATCAGGTCAAAGGAAATTTTAAGCAGAAGTACGGTAGTCTTACGGATGATGACGTAACATACAGCGAAGGTAAGTTTGATGAGATGCTCGGAAAACTCCAAGAGAAAACAGGGAAGAAAAAAGAAGAATTGAAAAAGGAAATTGAATCTATGTAG